TTTTTTTATTTCACTCACCCCCGGTGGGTGGTTTATAACACCCCCCCCCCCGACTTGCCGCCCCGGTGGAGGCAAGTGAAATGGGCCGCCCTCGGCACCGCCACGGCAAAAGCGCTGACGGAACACGTCGAGCAAGTGGATTTTGTCGGCACGGGCGAGCCGGGGAGCACGGCGGAGGCGTTTCGGAAAGTCAACGGGCGGGGCGCGGGGTTGCGCATCCTCTTCCCCGCCGCCCGCCACTCTCGCCAGAGCGTGATGGCGCTTTTGGCCGACGATTTCAGGTGCACCCATTTTCCGATTTACGACAACCGCCCCGTCGAGGCCCCGCTGCGCTCGACAGCCGACGCGCTCGTTTTCACCAGCCCGATGAACGCGGAGGCGTATTTTTCGACAAATAAATGGGGGAAAAACCAGCGCGTCATAGCCATCGGCGCAACGACTGCCGAAGCCCTGCGCACGTTGGGAGCGGAGCAGGTCGAAGTCGCCGCCGCGCCAACCGAAAAGGCATTGGCAGATGCCGTGCTGCGTTTGCGGGGGTAATTTTTACTTTTGCCCCTTCAATCCACTCACCTTCAAATCATGGCGAAAAGACCCGTACCCGGCAAAGCGCAGCCCCGCCCACAACCCAAACCACAAGCAAAGGCGAAAACCGCCCCTGTCAGCACCGTCGGCGAATCCTCCGGCTGGCTCCGGTTCGCGCTGGTAGCAATAGTCATCACAGCCCTGTGCTACCTGCCCTCCATTTCCAATGAGCTCGTGAACTGGGACGACGACCCGAACATCACCGAGAACCCCAACCTCCAACGCATCAACGAGGACGGGCTTGCAAAAGCAATTCCCGATATTTTCAGCATCGAAAAGGGAGCGGTCATTGGCAACTACAACCCGCTGCCCATCCTGACTTTTGCCGTTGAGAAAAAAATCGCGGGCGGTTTTGGGGAAAAACACACCCGGCTCATCCACATCAACAACCTGCTGTTGCACCTGCTCACGGTCTTTTTCGTCATTAGTCTGCTGGCGCGGATGGGCATCGGCAATTGGGGCGCTTTTGTCGGTGGGCTGTTGTTCGGCATACACCCCATGCGAGTGGAGTCGGTGGCTTGGGCCACGGAGCGCAAGGACGTGCTGTTTGCCGTGTTCTTTTTTGCCGCGCTGGTCTATTATGTGAAATGGCTCAAGCAGGCGGAGCGCGGTGAAAACCGCAGCGGCACCTATATTATCATGCTATTCTTGGCGGCGCTGTCCTGTTTTTCAAAAGTGCAAGCCGTCACGCTGCCGCTCTCGATGCTGGTGCTCGACTATTGGTTTCGGCGCCCCATCAATTTCAAGCTGATTTGGGAAAAAACGCCGTTCTGGGCGCTCTCGCTCGTGTTTGGCCTCATCAACCTCTACACGCTTCGGCAACAAGGCTCCACGACCGACGATGTCACCGACTTCAACTTGCTACAGCGCCTTGCCATCGGCGCATATTCGTTCGTCATTTACCTCTACAAGTTGGTCGTCCCCTACCCCATGTCGCCCCTTTACCCGTACCCAAAGCCGCTGCCTATTGAGGTGTATCTGTTGCCTGTGGTGTTTTTGGCTTTCTGGTATTTTGTCTGGCAAATGTGGAAACGCGGCAACACGCCGAGCGAGGAGGCCCGCTCCAACGACTATCGCATCTGGGTATTCGGCGCATTGTTCATGTTTTTCAACGTGATGTTCCTTTTGCAGGTGCTGGGCGCGGGTCAGGGCTTCAAGGCTGACCGCTTCACCTATGTGCCTTATTTTGGGTTCTTCGCCGTCGCGGCGTGGTATTTTGACAAATTTTACAAATCGGAAAAAACAAGAGGGCTGACCACGGCGCTTGCCGCGGTGTTTTTCCTCGTATCGGCGGTATGGACGGTGCGGCAAATCGGCGTGTGGAAAAACGGCGAGACCCTCTGGACGCACGTCATCAAATACGAGGGCAAAACCAATTCGTTGCCTTATTGGAATCGCGGGCAATACTACCGTTCGCAAGGCGACTTCGACCGTGCCTTGAAGGACTACACGCAAGCGGTGGCCATCAATCCTCAAAATTCGGAGCTCTACAACAGCCGAGGCAAAACCTACTTCGACATGGCCTTGTCGGGCAAATTCAACAACCAACAACGCGAACTGGTGCTAAAGGCCATCAAGGACTACACCGATGCCTTAGCCATCCCGACCATCAAACTCAAAAGCAAAGCCGAGGTGCTCATCAATCGCGGTGCCGCCAATGGCTTTTTGCAAAACTTCGAACAGTCCATCAATGACATCACCGAGGGCTTGGCCATCAACCCGGACAACGCCAACGGATATTTCAACCGCTCCATCGCTTACTACACCATGGGGCAACACGACAAGGCATTGGCCGACTATGACGCATACCTGAAATACAACCCATACAGCGCCGAGGTGTGGTATGAAAGCGGCATGATACTGCGCTCCAAAGGACAAAACCAAGCTGCCATAGAGCGCCTCACGCGGGCGATTCAACTCAAACCGGGCCTTGCTATCGCTTATCTCGAACGCGCCCGCGCCCACGCGCAAGCAGGCAATCGCGCAGCCGCGCAGCAAGATTATCAGCGTGCGCAGCAAATGGGCGCGGCTAAAACGGAGTATGATACGCGGTTGGAAGGGGGGCAGTGAGCGTGGGCATGGGCGCATAAAATTTGAGGCACTCAACACGGTGAAGTCAAAACTTAGCTTGATTCGCCGGGATTTGTCAGTTCACCATGATTAGACTTGTTGCGGTGGAGGCCTTTGGCGAATGGAAAGCCCTTTTTCCGACTGGCTTCGTCAAATTTTTCGCCGAATATGCCCGATTTCGACTGCAAAATTTGTCTCGCCAGTCGAAAAAATGACAATCCCCTACAATCAAAGCCCTCCACCGCAACAAGTCTGTTGAGGGTGCGCGTTGAAAACAGCAGAATGGTCTGTCATTGCGAAAAATATGTTGATGAAGGCGCTACGAGGCGGCTTGTGTTGACAAGTCAATTTGTGTCAACCGCCATGTGCACTTTGAACAGCCTGTTTGTTTAGCCCGCAAAAGTAGCAAGTTTGACAGGCAATTTTGGACAAGAACGAAAGGCAAAAAATAACGCGCCGGCAGCCCTTCAAGTTTAGTGCCGCAAAACAAAGAGAGAAAATTTTTGAAACCCCTACTTTTTTTCAGGGCAGAAACGCTACCTTTGCCCGCCCAAAACGGAAACCCAACTGTTTTTTTAAAAAATAAGCATTTTACGCTGTAAAAATATGGCACATCACAAGTCCGCCCTGAAGCGCATCCGCCAAACCGAGAAGCGCCGTTTGCAAAACCGCTACTACAAAAAGGCGGCTCGCACGGCGATTAAAAATCTGCGCGACCTGAAAGACAAGGCCGAAGCTCAGACGTTTTTGCCCAAGGTCATCAGCATGATTGACAAATTGGCCAAGCGCGGCAACATTCACCGCAATAAGGCTTCCAACCTCAAAAGCGGTCTCACGAAGCACGTCAACGCGC
This portion of the Saprospiraceae bacterium genome encodes:
- a CDS encoding uroporphyrinogen-III synthase, coding for FFYFTHPRWVVYNTPPPDLPPRWRQVKWAALGTATAKALTEHVEQVDFVGTGEPGSTAEAFRKVNGRGAGLRILFPAARHSRQSVMALLADDFRCTHFPIYDNRPVEAPLRSTADALVFTSPMNAEAYFSTNKWGKNQRVIAIGATTAEALRTLGAEQVEVAAAPTEKALADAVLRLRG
- a CDS encoding tetratricopeptide repeat protein, giving the protein MAKRPVPGKAQPRPQPKPQAKAKTAPVSTVGESSGWLRFALVAIVITALCYLPSISNELVNWDDDPNITENPNLQRINEDGLAKAIPDIFSIEKGAVIGNYNPLPILTFAVEKKIAGGFGEKHTRLIHINNLLLHLLTVFFVISLLARMGIGNWGAFVGGLLFGIHPMRVESVAWATERKDVLFAVFFFAALVYYVKWLKQAERGENRSGTYIIMLFLAALSCFSKVQAVTLPLSMLVLDYWFRRPINFKLIWEKTPFWALSLVFGLINLYTLRQQGSTTDDVTDFNLLQRLAIGAYSFVIYLYKLVVPYPMSPLYPYPKPLPIEVYLLPVVFLAFWYFVWQMWKRGNTPSEEARSNDYRIWVFGALFMFFNVMFLLQVLGAGQGFKADRFTYVPYFGFFAVAAWYFDKFYKSEKTRGLTTALAAVFFLVSAVWTVRQIGVWKNGETLWTHVIKYEGKTNSLPYWNRGQYYRSQGDFDRALKDYTQAVAINPQNSELYNSRGKTYFDMALSGKFNNQQRELVLKAIKDYTDALAIPTIKLKSKAEVLINRGAANGFLQNFEQSINDITEGLAINPDNANGYFNRSIAYYTMGQHDKALADYDAYLKYNPYSAEVWYESGMILRSKGQNQAAIERLTRAIQLKPGLAIAYLERARAHAQAGNRAAAQQDYQRAQQMGAAKTEYDTRLEGGQ
- the rpsT gene encoding 30S ribosomal protein S20 — protein: MAHHKSALKRIRQTEKRRLQNRYYKKAARTAIKNLRDLKDKAEAQTFLPKVISMIDKLAKRGNIHRNKASNLKSGLTKHVNALA